The Heptranchias perlo isolate sHepPer1 unplaced genomic scaffold, sHepPer1.hap1 HAP1_SCAFFOLD_44, whole genome shotgun sequence genome includes a window with the following:
- the LOC137312903 gene encoding probable G-protein coupled receptor 139: MGRNLRTIDWNVTAMGRNLRTIDWNVIAMGRNLRTIDWDSPFWIFQYLYVYYGSMSLEGRTYFVLWSTQLIYYPLLAAVGVPVNLLTIVILSRGKCGLSKCVTRYLVSMAAADLLVIIIDLILRQIPILYRSLFTFLYQLPLCNIHAVLLYAVTDCSVWFTVTFTFDRFVAICCQKLKTKYCNEKTAAVVLGTVSVLSCLKNIFWYFMFEGPYQLSNTPWFCFPVIGVVSSPVWAVIELLHYVLNPCVPFILILFLNVLTVRHILVASRVRRRLRGHSSGESPRDPEMESRRKSMILLFVISGNFIVLWVVFMFYSINRRLLYLDSTSVIPPPLVQELGFMLQLLSCCTNTCIYAVTQAKFREQLKNVVKYPFTVIVQFIK, translated from the exons atgggtcggaatcttagaacaatagattggaatgttacagcaatgggtcggaatcttagaacaatagattggaatgttatagcaatgggtcggaatcttagAACAATAGATTGGGACAGTCCATTCTGGATATTTCAATATCTGTATGTATATTATGGTTCAATGTCATTAGAGGGGAGGACATATTTTGTGCTTTGGAGTACACAATTAATAtactatccgctcctcgctgctgtcggtgttcctg ttaattTATTGACAATTGTGATCCTATCtcgtggaaagtgcggtctctccaaatgtgtcactcgctacctggtgtccatggcagcggcggatctactggtcattatcatcgatctgatattgaggcagattcccaTTCTTTATCGTTCACTGTTCACTTTTCTATACCAACTTCccttgtgtaatatccacgccgtcctgctttatgcagtcacggactgttctgtctggttcaccgtcacattcacctttgatcgatttgtggccatttgttgccagaagctgaaaactaaatattgcaacgagaaaacggcggctgtggttctgggaacagtgagtgtgctgagctgtttaaagaacattttctggtactttatgttcgaAGGTCCATATCAGCTTTCCAATACCCCTTGGTTTTGTTTTCCAGTGATAGGTGTTGTATCATCACCGGTATGGGCTgtaatcgaactccttcattatgtCCTGAATCCATGTGTCCCATTTATTCTGATTCTGTTCCTCAATGTTTTAacagtcagacacattttagtggccagcagagtccgcaggagactccggggccacagcagtggggagagtcccagagacccagagatggagagtcgcaggaaatcaatgattttactgtttgttatatcaggAAACTTTATCGTGTTATGGGTGGTGTTCATGTTTTATTCTATTAATCGACGATTGTTGTATTTGGACTCTACGTCTGTAATTCCACCTCCACTTGTACAAGAgctgggatttatgctccagctcctgagttgctgcacaaacacctgtatttatgccgtgacccaggcgaaattcagagagcagttgaagaatgtggtgaaatatccctttactgttattgttcaattcattaaatag